The genomic interval GTCGACAGCGCCGCCCTGTACACGCTCCCCACTCCTCCCGTCCCCACGCAGTACTTCTCGTCAAACTCCTCCGTCGCCTCCCTTATGTCGTCGTACACTAGTTTCCCGTCGTAGCTCCATATCGCAAACAAGTTTCCAGAGTGATTATTAATCTCTTTTGGAGTGTTTGCGGAGCTTATTCTGATTAATCGTTTTCGCTTGAGGAAGACGAAAATTGAGATTAAGATGAAGAGAATAAACAAAACGCCTAGGATTGGAGTCAGAAATAGAATGAAGTTTTTGTTGCCGCCGTTTGATGAATTGGTTAACGCAGGATAAGGGCAGTAGGCCAGGCCTGTGATGTTGTTGCCGCACAGATCTTTGTTGTTTCGGATTGATCCGACTCGAAACGCATTGTTGTCCGGAAGAGGACCTTCTAACTCATTGTAAGATATATCAACCCACCTCAGGCTTTGCATTTCGCTGAAGGTGGAAGGGATGGAGCCCGAGAGCAAATTGTGCGAGAGATCTAGCACttctaatttttctaaatttcccATTTTCTCTGGAATTTCTCCCGAAAGTGAGTTTCGGCTGAGATCTAGGAGTACTTGGAGAGAATCCAAATTGCCAATTTGAAAGGGAATGCCGTCGCTGAGATTGTTTCTGCTCAGATTCAAGTACAGTAGTTTCAAGCAGTTCCCGAGTTCGTCGGGTATTGTTCCGTCCAAGCTATTTGATGCTAGATCAAGGTAAGCTAGATCTGGCAGTGTCCCAAGCTCAGTAGGAATATTACCAGATAGGCTGTTATTGCTCAATGTGAGATTGAACAGCGACTTCAAATTGCCCAACTCCTTCGGAATCTCACCCACAAGACGATTGGAAGAGAGATCTATTACGTGCAAACGAGTCGATTCTCCGAGCTCTGGCGGAATCGTCCCCGTAATCCCATTATCCGAAATTTTCAAGCTTGTTAGAACTTGACACTTCCCCCAGTTCGACGAAACCTCGCCCTGAAAGGAATTATAACTCAAATCGACGTAATCGAGATTCGGGTATATCCCAAAATCTTCTGATACATTTCCCACCAGATGGTTTTTGTCAAGGCGGAGCCTAGTTAGGCTAGTGCAATTTTTCAACCCTTTGGGAACGGTACCAGTAAACAGATTGTTACTGGCACAGAAATCTTCTAGAATCCCACCTTGGCATATTTTCTCCGGCAAGAAACCAGACACGCTATTGTTGGACAAGAAGAACAAAGTTAAATTGCTTAGATTATTGATTTCCTGAGGAAGATGACCGGAGAGTTGGTTTCCGTAGAGCGACAGAACCTTGAGGCTGCTCAAGTCGCCGATAGAAGCCGGGATCGAACCCGTTAGATTGTTCAAATTCAAGCGAAGCTCGACGAGGGACTTGATCTTTCCGATGTCGGTGGGGATGGGACCGACCAGGAGGTTGTTTCCGAGGACCAGCAGTGAAAGATTTGTTAACTTAACAATTGCAAAGGGTATGGAGCCAGAGAGAAGGTTTCTGGACAAGCTCAGAACTTGGAGGCTTCTCATGTTTCCCACTTCTTCAGGAATGTTTCCAGTGAACTGGTTGAAGCCCAGATTGAGAAAGGCAAGCTGGGAGAGGTTACTGATGCGAGGAGGAATATTTCTGAACAGGTTGTTGCCGTGGAGGTCGAGGGAGGATAAGGTGGGAAAGAAAGAGAAGTCGAAGTGATTGAGCGTACCTGTGAGGTCTGCGTTTGTAAGGTTTATGGCGGAGATGCCGCCGGAGCGGTCGCAGGCGATGCCGATCCAACTGCATGGATTAGAACTGTCTGCTGCCGTCCAGGAAGAGAGGAGAGATTTGGAGGGGCGATCTAAGGTGAGCTTCCAATTCAGAAGAGCTTGGACCTGTTGTGTTCTCTGTTGCTGATCAGACGAGACAGAGGAAGAGATGAGGATAATTGGTAAAAGGAGAAGGAAGGAGAAAAGGCATCTGAACAGCATGGTAGAAGCTGCTGCAAGCTGCTATATAGCAAGGTAGATATCGATGTAACCCTAAGATCGATAGGAGATGATAATGTTAATTtagtggttatatatatatagggtttttgctttttttattttttatttttttatttttttgagagtTGGGGTGGAAATGATGCTGATTTTCGTGAGTGGAGATGCCCAGAATCTGGAAATGAGGTAGAGACTGACTAATTGTTTCAAGGTTGGTACTGTTGCTGAGGGAGGAGTTGGAAAATTCAAAGGGTCACCTGTCACTGGCCTGCTGcatttttttattgatttgtttCCAATTCCATACGGCAACTAGCTAGTCTCATCACGTGCTTAAGATATTTGTCCACTATCATTcccattttttgtatttttttttttgtcttcattGTTGTACAATGAAAAAACATGTTATGATAAAGTATTTGTTTatgctggtttttttttttatcgtcAATTTTttcgtaaaaataaaaaatagatttcAAGTGTGGGTATTAAAGCATTCATTTTatataaaagttttaataaaattaaaaaaaaatgtgaatttaaaatataatcaaaataaaagtATTCATtctatttctaaaattttgataaaaaaataataaaactcatccaagaaattatttttatcattttcaattgtcACGTACAATACAATTATTCTTGGGACACCAAAAAAtgagtttaaaaatataaaagtaaataaaataattattattttatttatataataatattgtGTAATTTATGTGTTGTTTGCCCCTCAAGAGTTGGCTCAAGTGGACACAGATAAACGACAAGGCTTTGTGATAATGAGAGGTATTGGGTTCAATTCTCCCCAAAGGGCTAATTCTTGATTTATCAAAAGGGAACTATGGGACCAGTCATATCCTCCTCTGATTTAGTGTCTTTTGAGAGAATTTGAAGGATCCATCCACGTTAGAATTTTGGACAATAAAATGtattcttttgaatttttattttgacatgaagaataatataaaattaatatctTCTTTTTAGCACCGagggttttcatttttaaatttcacTTAAGCATTTAGTGATGAATGAAACTTCATCACTAAAGCTCTTACTAGGGACATACTAGCATTTTGTCACTAAAGATATAAATATTAGAATGGCTTTACCTTACAAGTTCAAGTGACAAATTACAAGTCGTCCCTAAAAGTCCCATTTAGTGACTAATATTGATTCCACCACTAGAAGTTGTCTTTAATGACGCGGGCTCCATCAATAATACCTTCTCTTCAATGAGCAATATTGCTCCATCACTAAAACCTTTTTTTAGAGTACCCTTTACTAATAGATATAAACTGACATTAATAATTCATCAATGGTGACCACCAATAATGGAACAATAGTGATGCATTGTctttgtcactaatactaaaaCACATACACTATTACTAACGATTCAATTTCGTCAGCAATAACGAAATACCTTGCCATGAAAAATTTGGCACCCTAATTCCTACCAAGACTTTGACTTAGAGTGGCAAATGTGTTAGTGACTGTGTATAATTTTCATTACTAA from Malania oleifera isolate guangnan ecotype guangnan chromosome 9, ASM2987363v1, whole genome shotgun sequence carries:
- the LOC131163803 gene encoding probable leucine-rich repeat receptor-like protein kinase At1g35710 — translated: MLFRCLFSFLLLLPIILISSSVSSDQQQRTQQVQALLNWKLTLDRPSKSLLSSWTAADSSNPCSWIGIACDRSGGISAINLTNADLTGTLNHFDFSFFPTLSSLDLHGNNLFRNIPPRISNLSQLAFLNLGFNQFTGNIPEEVGNMRSLQVLSLSRNLLSGSIPFAIVKLTNLSLLVLGNNLLVGPIPTDIGKIKSLVELRLNLNNLTGSIPASIGDLSSLKVLSLYGNQLSGHLPQEINNLSNLTLFFLSNNSVSGFLPEKICQGGILEDFCASNNLFTGTVPKGLKNCTSLTRLRLDKNHLVGNVSEDFGIYPNLDYVDLSYNSFQGEVSSNWGKCQVLTSLKISDNGITGTIPPELGESTRLHVIDLSSNRLVGEIPKELGNLKSLFNLTLSNNSLSGNIPTELGTLPDLAYLDLASNSLDGTIPDELGNCLKLLYLNLSRNNLSDGIPFQIGNLDSLQVLLDLSRNSLSGEIPEKMGNLEKLEVLDLSHNLLSGSIPSTFSEMQSLRWVDISYNELEGPLPDNNAFRVGSIRNNKDLCGNNITGLAYCPYPALTNSSNGGNKNFILFLTPILGVLFILFILISIFVFLKRKRLIRISSANTPKEINNHSGNLFAIWSYDGKLVYDDIREATEEFDEKYCVGTGGVGSVYRAALSTGQVVAVKKLHRAVDGVVDEKTFASEIQALTKIRHRNIVRLHGFCWHAQQALLVYEYVERGSLGRVLGNEAEAMEFDWRKRVKVVKGIANALNYMHHDCTPPIIHRDVSTGNVLLDGNYEARVSDFGTARVLKMGSTTWTEVAGTYGYIAPELAYTMRVTEKCDVYSFGVVTLQIILGRHPAQLLSSLSTSSSPSPPPLSSSTTSSSSSSVTLPALPSTGLGMPVNDMLDKRLETPTPELAAEIASIMKLAFACMHASPNSRPTMHHVSQELSAPKPPLSDPSAPESTVTLGHLLNFQT